The Pectobacterium wasabiae CFBP 3304 DNA segment GCTCGTGACACTCACTGGCACTAAATCTCTGCATGTTAAAGCGAAAACCCATTTTCCTCTGGATGATATGGATAAAATCGGTTCTTTTGATCATTTTATCGTACAAACAGGTCAACACTTTGTCTGCCCCGATGCCATTCAGGACAACCGCTTTAATGATAGCCCCTATGTAACGGGCAAGCCTTTTATCCGCTTTTATGCTGGCGTACCGCTTAAGACCAAAGAAGGCTATTCCATCGGTACATTCTGCGTCATTGATTACGTTCCGCGAACCTTCAGTAAGATACAACTGCGTTTACTGCATGATTTAGCCGCGGTGGCGATGGTTTTAATCGAATACCGTAACGCCATTGGCCTGATTGATGGGGTGACCCTGTTACCCAACCGCCAGCATCTGATCGACGACATCAGCCACATTACCGACATTCACGAACGCTACCTACTCATCCTGATTGATACCATCGATATTTCTTACGCCTATGAAATGGGGTGTGCATTAGGTATGCCGACCGTAGAAGGCCTGCTGAAAGATATCGGCATCTTCCTGCGTCTCAGTTTGAGTTCACCAGATAACCTTTATTGTGCGGCGGTTGGTCGTTTCGCTCTGCTGGTGAAGGCGGATAAAAAGGCGCAAACTCTGGCAGAGCTTGATGCTTGTGCAGAGCGGATCCATGAAAGTATCACCAGCCATATCCCGCTTAAACTGGAACTTTTCGTTGGGTACACTGAATTCCAGATCCCGGCCAGCGATCCGCAGGGGATTTTACGTGAATCTATGAGCGCCCTGCGCGCCGCAATCGCCAAAAATACCCGACAGTGCGCTTATGAACCCGAGGCAGATCAAGCCCAGCAAACCGCGTTTACCTTACTCAATGAGTTAGCTGATGTTGTACAGAATAATAAGCCGGGTCTCTATTTGGTGTACCAGCCGAAGTTGAGTATTAAAACCAACACCGTTATTGGTGCAGAAGCGCTGATTCGCTGGCGTCACCCCACACTAGGTGAGATTTATCCTGATCAGTTCATTCCACTAGCGGAAGGGACGACATTGATGCGCCCATTAACTGACTGGGTTACCCGGAAAGCGGCAAGCCAGGTGAAACAGTGGCGTCAGGAGGGGTTAAACTTCCCGGTATCCATTAATGTCTCTGCCAGAAATTTTTCCGAGAATGACTTCATCCCACGTCTTGTCGCCATACTGGACAACCACGGCCTCACGCCTCAGGACATTGATATCGAGTGTGTCGAAACGCAGAAAATCATTGAAAGCGCGGAAACACTCGCCACCATCCAAACGCTGAAACAGATGGGGTTTACTATTGCTCTCGATGATTTCGGCACGGGGTATAGCAACTTAAGCTACCTGCGTAATATCCCCTCAACGGTGATAAAGCTGGATAAGTCGCTGATTAAAGATATAAAAACTGACCGTAAGAGCCGCGTCATTGTGCAGTCAATTATCAACATGCTGCACAAATTAGATTATATCGTGCTGGCTGAAGGCGTAGAGAATAAGGAAACGCTCGAGCATCTGGCTCGTTTTGGCTGTGATGAAGTTCAGGGTTATTATTTTTCCCGACCTATCCCACCGGAAGCGTTCATTACCTGGATGGATGAGTACGCCTCACGCACGTCGGAATAGTATCATCCGTAATAGTAACACCACCGTCAAAGCAAGATGTTACCGCACGCAGTCGGCAGCCAGTGCCGCCGACCTATGCGCCTGAGAAAATTACCCTTCAATCTGCTCCATCGCCTGCAATACGCGCTTATCCGAGATCGGGAACGGTGTCCCTAGCTGTTGAGCAAAGTAACTGACGCGCAGCTCTTCCAGCATCCAGCGTACTGCCTTCACGTCGTCATCGTCACGTCGTTCCATAGGCAACTTATTCGACCACTGCTGCCATGCCTGTTGAACCTGTTCAACTTTCAGCATCTGCGCCCTGTCACGGTGGACATCCTGCGCCAGCTTCTCCAGACGGCGTTCTATCGCATGCAGATAGCGCAGTACATCCGGCAGGCGTTGCCAACCGTTCTGGGTCACAAAACCACGGAATACCAGACCGCTCAACTGGCTCTTGATATCACTCAATGCCAGCGCCATTGCCATGTCTACACGCCCTTTCAGCCGCTTGTTGATGGCGAACACCGCTGTCAAGATTTGCTCAACCTGTTTGGCGATATCCACCACCGTTTCGTTCAGCTCTGCACGTACTTTTTCATGCAACTGCTGAAATGCATCTTCCTGCCAGACCGGACCACCGGATGATTCAATCAGTTTGTCTACCGCGCAGGCGATACAGTCATCGATGAGATCCAGCACCTTACCATAGGGGTTGAAATAGAGGCCGAGTTTCGCCTTGTTCGGCAGTTTTTCGTGCAGGTATTTGATCGGCGACGGAATATTCAATAACAACAGACGACGCAGCCCCTGCCGCATGACCTGCTGTTGCTGGTGTGGTGTGTCAAACAAGCGGATCGCCACGCTGTCTTTTTCATCCACCAACGCAGGATAGGCTTTGACCGAGTAGCCACCTCGTTTCTGCTCATAACAATCCGGAAGTGAACCAAAGCTCCAGACGTGCAGACCACGCTGCTCCAGCCCGTCATCCACCACGGATGACAGCGTTTGTTGCACTTTATCCTTGAGCTGATCTTTCAGCGCACTCAGGTCTTTACCTTCTCGCTGCGTCCGATTTTTCTCATCGATAACGCGGAACGTGATTTTTAGATGATCGGGCACCTGATCCCACTGCCATGCCTCACGCGGCACCGTGACGCCCGTCATCAGACGCAGTTCACGTTCCAGCGCATCCAATACCCCTTTCTCCAAGGGCGTGGTACGCGCCAGAAACGCCTCTGCATAGTTCGGTGCAGGGACAAAGTTACGGCGTAACGGCTTAGGCAACGATTTAATCAGCGCGATAGCCAGTTCGCGACGCACGCCGGGAATCTGCCACTCGAAGCCATCTTCCCGCACCTGATTGAGAATAGGCAGCGGAATGTGTACCGTTACCCCATCCGCATCCGTGCCCGGCTCAAACTGATAGGACAAGCGTAATTTCAAGTTGTCCTGATGCCAGAAATTCGGGTAATCCAGCGCACTCACCTTTTCCGCGCCGTCTTTAATCAACATGCTTTTTTCAAAATTAAGCAGATCGGCGTTGTCGCGGCTGGCACCTTTCCACCATTTGTCAAAATGGCGTGACGACACAACGTCATGCGGCAAACGCCGATCGTAAAACGCAAACAGCGTTTCATCGTCCACCAAAATGTCGCGGCGGCGCGATTTATGCTCTAAATCCTCCACCTCCGCCAGCAACTTGAGGTTGGCGCGGAAAAAAGCGTGATGCGTTTGCCAATCGCCTTCCACCAGCGCGTGGCGGATGAACATCTCACGTGCCAGCGTCGGATCGATTGGGCTGTAGTTCACCTTACGCGCCGCAACAATCGGCAGCCCGAAGAGCGTCACCTTCTCCTGCGCCATCACCGTGCCCTGCGCTTTCTCCCAGTGAGGATCGCTGTAGCTCCGTTTAATCAGATGCGGAGCCAGCGGTTCGATCCACTCAGGTTCAATACGTGCGGCGATGCGTCCCCATAGGCGGCTGGTTTCCACCAGTTCAGCCACCATCGTCCACTTAGGCGGCTTTTTGAATAACCCGGAGCCAGGGAAGATGGCAAACCGGGCGTTACGCGCGCCGCTGAATTCTTGTTTCTCAATATCTTTCTGTCCGATATGCGACAACAAGCCAGTGAGCAGCGAGCAGTGAATACTCAGATAATCAGCCGGTTCACTGTTGACCGGCAACCCCAACTCTTTCACCACCTGACGCAACTGCGTGTAGATATCCTGCCATTCACGAACGCGCAGGTAGTTAAGGAAATCGGTACGGCACTGACGCCGGAACTGGCTGGAAGACAGCGCCTTCTGCTGCTCACGCAGATAGTCCCACAGATTGACGAAGGCCAGAAAATCAGAGTCTTTATCGGCAAAGCGACGGTGTTTTTCATCTGACGCCTGCTTCTTATCCATCGGCCTTTCGCGCGGGTCCTGAATCGACAGCGCGGCAGTAATTACCATCACCTCACGCACACAGCCCATTTTACGTGCTTCCAGCACCATACGCGCCAGGCGTGGATCAATCGGCAATTGCGCTAACTGCTGCCCTTGCGGCGTTAGATGGTAATGCCCGTTCTCTGCCAGATGAATCGCGCCCAGTTCCTCCAGCAAGCGCACGCCGTCTTGAATGTTGCGCTTATCCGGCGCTTCAACAAACGGGAACGCGGCGATGTCCCCTAACCCCAGCGACGTCATTTGCAAAATGACGGAAGCCAGATTGGTGCGAAGAATTTCGGGATCGGTAAACTCAGGTCGAGAGAGGAAATCCTGCTCGGAATAGAGGCGAATACACACCCCAGCGGCAACACGACCACAGCGCCCTTTACGCTGATTCGCCGATGCCTGCGAGACCGGTTCAATCGGTAGACGTTGAACCTTAGTGCGGAAGCTATAGCGACTGATACGCGCAGTACCGGGATCGATCACATAGCGGATCCCCGGCACGGTGAGTGAAGTTTCCGCCACGTTGGTCGCCAGCACGATGCGGCGACCATGATGTGACTGAAAGACACGGTTTTGCTCCTGATTCGACAAACGTGCATACAGTGGCAAAATTTCGGTATGCGGCAAATCCAGACGGGTCAACGCCTCTGCCGTATCGCGGATTTCACGCTCGCCGCTCATGAAGACCAGTATGTCACCTGGCCCTTCGCGCGTCAGCTCATCAACGGCATCAAAAATCGCCTGTAGCTGATCGCGCTCGCTGTCATCAGCGTCTTCCACCACGGGACGGTAACGCACATCCACCGGATACGTTCTACCCGATACTTCAATGATCGGTGCATTATTAAAATGGCGTGAGAAGCGCTGCGGATCGATGGTAGCCGAGGTGATAATCACTTTTAAATCAGGGCGCTTTGGCAACAGTTGGCGCAAATAGCCCATGATGAAATCGATATTCAGGCTGCGCTCGTGCGCTTCATCGATGATCAGCGTGTCATACTGCATCAACAGGCGATCCTGCTGAATTTCCGCCAGCAGAATACCGTCGGTCATCAGTTTGACTAGCGTATTGTCACCGACCTGATCGTTAAAACGGACTTTATACCCGA contains these protein-coding regions:
- the hrpA gene encoding ATP-dependent RNA helicase HrpA, whose amino-acid sequence is MKSPLSALSTQLSELMLRDRQRLRRRLQGAAKISSPQAQAAIAQEIEGEIVAARQKVENRRANCPTIHYPEQLPVSQKKDEILEALRHHQVIIVAGETGSGKTTQLPKICLELGRGVHGLIGHTQPRRLAARTVADRIAAELETPLGGSVGYKVRFNDQVGDNTLVKLMTDGILLAEIQQDRLLMQYDTLIIDEAHERSLNIDFIMGYLRQLLPKRPDLKVIITSATIDPQRFSRHFNNAPIIEVSGRTYPVDVRYRPVVEDADDSERDQLQAIFDAVDELTREGPGDILVFMSGEREIRDTAEALTRLDLPHTEILPLYARLSNQEQNRVFQSHHGRRIVLATNVAETSLTVPGIRYVIDPGTARISRYSFRTKVQRLPIEPVSQASANQRKGRCGRVAAGVCIRLYSEQDFLSRPEFTDPEILRTNLASVILQMTSLGLGDIAAFPFVEAPDKRNIQDGVRLLEELGAIHLAENGHYHLTPQGQQLAQLPIDPRLARMVLEARKMGCVREVMVITAALSIQDPRERPMDKKQASDEKHRRFADKDSDFLAFVNLWDYLREQQKALSSSQFRRQCRTDFLNYLRVREWQDIYTQLRQVVKELGLPVNSEPADYLSIHCSLLTGLLSHIGQKDIEKQEFSGARNARFAIFPGSGLFKKPPKWTMVAELVETSRLWGRIAARIEPEWIEPLAPHLIKRSYSDPHWEKAQGTVMAQEKVTLFGLPIVAARKVNYSPIDPTLAREMFIRHALVEGDWQTHHAFFRANLKLLAEVEDLEHKSRRRDILVDDETLFAFYDRRLPHDVVSSRHFDKWWKGASRDNADLLNFEKSMLIKDGAEKVSALDYPNFWHQDNLKLRLSYQFEPGTDADGVTVHIPLPILNQVREDGFEWQIPGVRRELAIALIKSLPKPLRRNFVPAPNYAEAFLARTTPLEKGVLDALERELRLMTGVTVPREAWQWDQVPDHLKITFRVIDEKNRTQREGKDLSALKDQLKDKVQQTLSSVVDDGLEQRGLHVWSFGSLPDCYEQKRGGYSVKAYPALVDEKDSVAIRLFDTPHQQQQVMRQGLRRLLLLNIPSPIKYLHEKLPNKAKLGLYFNPYGKVLDLIDDCIACAVDKLIESSGGPVWQEDAFQQLHEKVRAELNETVVDIAKQVEQILTAVFAINKRLKGRVDMAMALALSDIKSQLSGLVFRGFVTQNGWQRLPDVLRYLHAIERRLEKLAQDVHRDRAQMLKVEQVQQAWQQWSNKLPMERRDDDDVKAVRWMLEELRVSYFAQQLGTPFPISDKRVLQAMEQIEG
- a CDS encoding sensor domain-containing phosphodiesterase: MLKHLSHDEKKRMQTLDELQKSDISQDDILHKLTKLACELLETPTALVTLTGTKSLHVKAKTHFPLDDMDKIGSFDHFIVQTGQHFVCPDAIQDNRFNDSPYVTGKPFIRFYAGVPLKTKEGYSIGTFCVIDYVPRTFSKIQLRLLHDLAAVAMVLIEYRNAIGLIDGVTLLPNRQHLIDDISHITDIHERYLLILIDTIDISYAYEMGCALGMPTVEGLLKDIGIFLRLSLSSPDNLYCAAVGRFALLVKADKKAQTLAELDACAERIHESITSHIPLKLELFVGYTEFQIPASDPQGILRESMSALRAAIAKNTRQCAYEPEADQAQQTAFTLLNELADVVQNNKPGLYLVYQPKLSIKTNTVIGAEALIRWRHPTLGEIYPDQFIPLAEGTTLMRPLTDWVTRKAASQVKQWRQEGLNFPVSINVSARNFSENDFIPRLVAILDNHGLTPQDIDIECVETQKIIESAETLATIQTLKQMGFTIALDDFGTGYSNLSYLRNIPSTVIKLDKSLIKDIKTDRKSRVIVQSIINMLHKLDYIVLAEGVENKETLEHLARFGCDEVQGYYFSRPIPPEAFITWMDEYASRTSE